Genomic window (Muntiacus reevesi chromosome 6, mMunRee1.1, whole genome shotgun sequence):
CAGGCACCGAGCAGGAGACCTGCATCTTGAGAGGTCAGAGGGCAATCAGGGTGCTGAGCAGCAGACAGTATCCCCATGCCCGCTGGAAGGCCAGGACAAGCCTTTCAGGGAGGATCTTGAATCCAAAGCtggtgggtggggagtggggagcagcCTCTGGGCCAGGTCAACCCCACCTCCTTCTGCTACAACAGGTCCTTCCCTCTGGCTTCGCTCCCTCCCCCCTGCGCAGCCCCCATCCCCATGACACTGTCATGGAAGTTGCATCACAAGTACAGTATGTATGAGATGATAAACCATGACAGTGGCCCTCAAGGTCTGATAATCTTTTACTCTGACACATTGTTTTTATTGTTCCAGGAAACCTTACTTGTTTAATTCTGTCTTCTGCCTCATTCCACAAAGTTTCTAAACTGGCAGAAAATTTTTTGTGATCTTAGAATCTCATTTTTGTGATCTAGAATTAGAACTTGGAGCTCACAGATCATCCCTGTGTAAACACTAGTGACTTTTCTCTAAGAACAGCTACTTTGTTTTTGTGGTAGGCTAGCTCTTctggatggagaaggcaatggcaccccactccagtactcttgactggaaaatcccatgaacagaggaacctggtaggctgcagtccacggggttgctaagagtcgggcatgactgaccgacttcactttcacttttcacttttatgcactggtgaaggaaatggcaacccactccagtgttcttgcctggagaatctcagggacagaggagcctagtgggctgccgtctgtggggtcgcacagagtcggacacaactgaagcaactgagcagcagcagcttttCTGGAATAGTTACTTATATTTTCTCAGTTATAATTTGTCTTTCTAGCTCTTCAGAGGATAACATGATGACATAGGGATCTCCAGCCCATGAGGAAGCCAGGCAGTGCTGTGTTCTCAAACAGGTGGGAGAGGGCTCTGGTGGTTTTTTTGCCATAGAGTTTACACACCGTTTCCTTTTTCAGGAAGATGAGACCAAGCCAGAAGACTGTATACCAGATGTCCCAGGCAATGAACATGCCAGGGAATTTCTGGCTCACACACCAATCAAAGGACTTTGGATGCCATTGGGGAAAGAAGTCAAAGTCATGCAGTGTGAGCGTTGAAGGGTTTCAAGTAACAGACTCAGTTCATGCAAGTTATAAACCACTGTTTAAAATTAGTTCACTTCTTTTAATTCATTCTCACACCACACTGTTGAAGTCAGGGCATGATCTCTAGGCAACAGATGAGGAAGCCGCTTTCCATGTGTTAGTCAGTGCCTGGGGTAAGTGGCAGAGCAGTGCCTTGACTCCAGGGCTTCTGGCTGCAAGGGTGGTGGTCTTCCACAGGACTGTAGCTGTTTGCAGAGCCTATGCTTCAGTAATAGTCCTGTAACAGAAAGGATATTCCATGTAGAAATGCCACGGGGAACAAGAGATGCATTGGGAGGTGGTCCCTTGGGTCTTGCCTCAGTCAGTCCTTCTCATCAGTGGTACCAAGGTTTTCTCCAGGTGACCTGAGAGGAGCTTGGGCACACTATCCACTGCACCAGCATAAGATGGCATTTGAAGGGGTACTGCTGCTTTTAAAGACATTTGTTTGTACAGAGATCCTTCATGCATATGATTAAAATAGCAATTCATGTTTCTTTACCTCCATTCACACACCATCCTTTCCTAGTACCTAGGTTACAACAGTTAACTTATTCAGCATTGCAGGGACTACCTGAGGGCATGTTTTTTAGGGATTTTGGTGTCCATCTTGAAGACTGGCAATCACAGCTATTCTTGCTCATTACTGGGAGATAAAAAGTTGATTGGAAGCTCTAAGTGTGTGAGTAGGACTTGTTGAGTTTCACTGGAGGGTGATCTTTCTAGTCTGTCCAACTGGAAACTTATGAGGTCAGTACCTGTAGGTTTTTCTTCTAGGGCTGGGTTGTATTTTCCCAGAGAAGGCGGCTCCTCCATGGAAGGTGAAGGCCAAGCTGCTAGTGTTGTGGAATCTAATTGGAGCAAAAAGGCTGTGAAATCTTGCCGTCTATTTTTTTTATGTGTTCCCGTAATCTTCTGTAATTACTGTCACACCGTGCCTTCACGTGTATCTGATGTCCTTTTACCAGAGATCCTATGATTTACCTTTATCAGACAATAACTTCTACCAGGGCTAGTAAGAGTTGCCCTTGGACTTTTCATCAGTCCTGTTATTTCAGCTTCTCGTTTACCCTTACATTCAACAGTATCTGGTGCTCAGAGCTCAATTCCTGAGCTCTTTGGAGGTTCTGCAAAGAAAAATTGAGTTGATTCTCAGTTCTCCCCTCTGGTGCCTTAGAATTGAATTTTCTGGTGTCTGTTcttcattttaatgtttattgcATTGTGATATACAACATTTTTTTGCATTTGACTCATACAGGTTTTCTCTGTACATTTGGGTTTGTGGCCTTTTGAAAAATGCTTTATTGCAGTTTAATATAGATATTATGAAGTTCACccattttagtgatttttttagtAACTActgagtatatttatttattgccataaataagttttagaaaattttatcCTCCCATTAAGATCCCTCATGACTCTTTCTAGTTAATCCCCGTTTCAGCCCCAGATAGCCATTAATCTACTGTCTTTATCAATTTGGCTTTTTTGgatatattatatgtaaatgaATTCATACATCCATTTATAAATTACATGAGAAattcaacattttattataaaataggctttttattcaataaaataggctttgtgttagattgccattgctaagtcgcttcagtcgtccgactcttttcaaccccatgaactgtagcccaccagtctcctctgtccgtgggattcttcaggcaagaatactggagtgggttgtcacgcccttcttcaggggatcttcctgacccagggatcgaacctgtatctctgtagctcctgcactgcgggcagattctttactgctcagccactggggaagccctcgtgttagatgattttgctcAATTGTAGGCTAATGTATAAATATGTCATATGAGTGCATTTAGGCGAGGCTAAGCTATGATATTCAGTGTTAGGTGCATTAAAGTGCATTTTCGACCTACgatattttcaacttacaatGGGTTTATTGGGACATAACCCAATCACAAGTTTTCCTTGTGTTTTTTAGGATCTTACATGGTTCATTCATTGATTGCATTTGTTTTTAGAATTGGAGTTTAATGAAGAAAAACTTTAATATGATCTACTGTTTGTCTTCTTTAAAGGAAACTGTGTTATCTTacagaaatatttccttttttttctttgctttcaggtTGGTGCTGTAAACGGTAATGGTCACTGAACAGAGGACAAAgaatgcccttttttttttttatcaaaggcAACCAAAAGTTAGAATGGTTCAGAGTAGTAAGCAGAGCCCCACAATATCAATTTACATATATCAGAGACAGTGAATATCAGTGAATTAGGCTATAATCAGTAAACTGGAAATTCACATAAAATACATTTCCAGAGCCATTCAGCCAAAGTGTCTGGTGTTAACCACATTTCTGTTAAGTCACAGGCACACCTTGGAGATAAGGCAGGTTTGGTTCCAGCAATATCTAGAAGTGAATATCACAATATAGTGAAtgacacatttttatttctcaatacATATAAAAGtcatgtttacactatactgtagttgGTTAAGTATGAAACAGCATTCtgtctaaaaaacaaaatacttaacaatttaaaatactttcttgcgggagttccctggtggcccagtggctaagattctgcattcCTAACATaggggtcctgggttcgatccctggtcaggggaactagatcccacatgccaaaagtGAGAGttagcatgctgcaattaaatATCCCACGTACTGCAAcaaagacttggcacagccaaataaataaataaatattctttaaaaaaaaagtaaaatactttctttctaaaaatagCTAACCATCATCTGTGCCTTCAGAAGGCTATAGTACTAACTTCAAAGATCACTGATTACAGATCACCCTAACAAACCtaacaataatgaaaaagtctgaaatattgtaagaattaccaaaatgtgacactgtGACATGAAGTAAGCAAATACTGTTGGAAATATGATGCTGACAGACTTGCTTGACAcagagttgccacaaaccttcgatttgttaaaaaaatgcagtatctgctGAGTGCAATAAAGTGAAGTGCAGCAGAATGAGGTATGATGCCTGTATATTTGTGAGATAGATTCATTCTTTAACAAAAGATTGACTTCTTATTAAAGTGTTATTTGCTTATACCTTGGGAATAGTAATTCTTTTTCTGAAGCAGACATTGTTATTTATTCAATcacttttttaaacttattgtatttaaaaaaacatgttttataGCTAAAATAGGGTTTTAGTTTTCCAGGCTTTACCTAAAGATTTTATCTTTAAACTATAAGctagaaatgtatatataaattgtatACACTCTTTACTTGACAGTAAAATAAATCTATCATTTCCTCACATTATTTTAACAGTCACTTACACCCAGGGCTGTAAATTCAGTAGCTGCTTCTATCAAGTAAAATATGCAGCTGTCTGGCTATACTGAGGTTGTCAACGTAAATCAGACTGGAATCAACATTCTCCAGTTTTTATGACATTTAagatgctgtgttttcattttaataatctgATATAACTTATTTTGACATCAATCATTCCACTTCTAGTGGAGTGACAACTTTTATagatactatagaacatagtttggCGATAAATCTGAGAAACTTTAAGGATACTCattttgattcagaaatcccacttATAAGAATTTACCTTAAGAGTATAAGAGAACATAGTATATACACAACTATTTTCGTATGTATAGGatagttttcattattatttgtatgtttagaaaaatgaaaactaaagaaaaatgggaaacaaTAGTCCAACATATCAAGATAAATTAAATATCAACATAAATTACTGTAACAGATTATTTAGCCATTAGGAATTGTGGCTTAGGAGAATGTGTTATATCACGGGAAAATGTTcatgaaaatgtaaatgaaaagtaATAGAGTTTTATATAGTGTGATTATGACTTTTCATAAATTACGAATAATGATTGAAAAAGAGGGACCAGGGAGTCCCCTGGTGGTCGTGGTTAGGACTTGCTGCTTTCACCGCcgtggacacaggttcagtccttggctgaggaactaagatcccacagactgcagaggATGGCGAAAAAGAAACCCCCCAGAACAAGgaaaaaaccaagaaaaagagaCACCACATGTTTACAGTTATCTCTGGGTAGTGAAGTAAtcgatgtttttaaaatttaattttctgatagtatctaaAATTTCTATTGTAAAtgtttactcttttttaaaacaagataattcacataccataacaTTTCCCTTACAGGTATTCTTAAGTAattcaaatcatttaaaattatctatACCTCCAGTGTATTTCCAGACTTTGGGGGacttatatatttttgtatttctataaatgtttcattcttatatatgattttatttttttgtatttattatttagctgcaccagttacagcaggtgggatctagttccctgaccagggattgaacccagtccccctgcattgggagagtggagtcttagccactgaaccaccagggaagttccccataTGTGATTTTATAATTCACTTGTTTTTCTTGTACTGTTAATATTTCATGGTCATGTATCCACATAGAACAAAGAGAATTGCTTCAATATTTCTTccttgaataatatttcatgattCTGCTATTgcttatttctttataaaaggtTCTTAAATTAcatcctgtatttttttcttttggctgcattgTGCGGCTTGCAGGATCCTGTTCCTTggtcaggggttgaacctagggCCTCCACAGtgaaaagtgcagagtcctaaccactggaccaccaggttaaACCTCCTATATCTTCCTATTTGGAAAATTCTTTTCACAGCTTCAGTGAGTTGGCAGTGCTGGTGCCCCTTAGGAAGGATTAGAACATTTGAACAAACAAGCTGAAAAAGAATAACTGGCTTTTAGTAACCTCGGGATTTAATGTTTAATTAACTAACAACCTAGCAAGCCTAGCCCAACTTTAAGCCTTTTTTCATCCAACCCTTTTTCACCCTTAAGGCACATGAAGATCCCATGTATGACATCATACGAGAGAATAAAAGACACAAAAAGGATATAAGGTGAGACTGTTCTGGTGATAACAATATCTTCTTAAAGTCTGAAATCATACAAAGTTAGAAACAGCCAATCCAGTATTAGAGAAATGGTTTAATAAAGATGgtatttttaattgtgaaatgTTTGGAGAATAGGAGTAATCCCTGAAAAGACCAGTATGTGGGGAATGAGGAGGCAGCCTATTCTACTTGGGTTAACTTAAAGCTGTTAACTTAAAGGTTGGCCAAGCCCACTCATGGCACAGATAGTTGATGCTGGCAGCCAACATTGTGATATCTAGTTCTACTGTGTGATTGAGTCTCcttcttatgttttctttatcttttccaatGTCTTTAAGGATCTGAGCTATTGTTAAAAATTAGACATGAATAAAGATAGGGTGAAAaaaaagagggttttttttttaaattggtgatACTGAATTGTAATTGTTGAGGATGGAGATTACCTAGTATTCACCTGAGAATACAAAATGGCTTGTACACTGGTTAAAGTCATATAAAATAGGCATGGATGTAGACAAGAATCGggaaatatgtgaaaataaacaTCAGTACAATCTTTAATAAGGTGACTATTTGTGACAATTTTCATTCTCACTACTCTTATGTTTTTatctaaaaaactttttttaggtTGAGTTGaatatgtggtgttggagaagactcttgagagtcccttggactgcaaggagatccaatcagtccattcctaaaggagatcagtcctgggtgttcattggaaggactgagatgctgaagctgaaactccaatggtttggccacctcatgcgaagagttgactcattggaaaagagttgactcatgctgggagggattgggggcaggaggagaaggggacgacagaggatgagatggtaggatggcatcaccaactcaatggacatgagtctgagtaaactccgggaattggtgatggacagggaagcctggcgtgctgtggttcatggggtcgcaaagagtcggacacaactgagtgactgaactgaactgactgaatatggTTATTTGGTCAATCTTAAGTGTTTAGgatacaaaaatcaaaacaattacTGAAGGATTCAACGTCAGATGACGATAGGAGCAGCTCCAGCTCCTCAAAATAGAagcacaagaaaaagaagaaagaaaagcataggaaaacgaagaaagaaaagaaaaagaagaaaaaaacgaAAGCATAACTCTTCCAAGTCAAATGAGAGTTTAAGAGCCTGGCTTGTTCAACGTTCTCTTCTCAAAAACCAAACACTGTGGCCAAAGATGAGAGGACCCGTGGAGGAAGGCGGAGTCGGAGAGGAACAGGAGAGAGAGACGCCCAAAGGGAAGACGTGTGGTGTCCCAGGTGCAGGTTCTCACCTGCCTTCCAGGGAGGATGTGAGTTGTGTGTTGTCAGGTGCTAGCTCTGGACACGCCTGACTTCAGACTGGACAGCTTTCCCCCTCGTGCTCCTCCCTGCTGATCCCCGTGGGTCCCAACTCCTTAGAAGCGCCTCGGGCAGGGCGGCCAGATGAAGGGAGTTTCTGAGGAGCTTCTCCAGGTGCTCCACGGGGGAGCTACTTGTGCCCAGAGAGCTCAGGCTTGACTTCCCTCTGGCGCTGAggataataaaagctatttattttaaaaatactcatttatttttaaatcataataaTATACTCAAGGCCTCCAAATTTAAAAGGTATATAAGGGAAATGCCCTGGCAGTCCGTGgtgaggactctgtgctttccccaccagggcccaggttcaatcactgactgggggactaagatcctgcaaggtgCGAGgtgtaatcagaaaaaaaaaaaaaattataaaatgtatacatgGTTTTAATCATAAAAACCGCTCCTCTCTTCTTCCCCAGTTATTCAGTTCCCTTTCCCAATGGTTATCAATTTTACCAGTTTTTCGTCAAGTCATCCAGAACTATCTTACATATCACAAGCaaatgttttttcccttttttaatacAAATGCTAGCATACCATACCCATTTGTCTAAATTGTTtcgattttttattttttaactcaacAGTGTAAAACATGTTGGTCTCTGCTGCACACAGAAGTCTCGAgttcatgaaagaaagaaaaaaagtgaaagtcgctcagttgtgtccgattctttgcaaccccatggactgtacagtccatgaaattctccagggcagaatactggagtgggtagtctttctcttcttcagggggtattcccaacccaaggattgaaaccaggtctcccgcactgcaggcagattctttaccagctgagccacaagggaagcccataaacctCTTTCATGTTTGGTTGAGTTTTCAGGGGAAgggatcagttcaattcagttcactcagtcgtgtccgactctttgcgaccgcatggactgcagcacaccaggcctccctgttcatcaccaactcccggagtttactcaaactcatgttcattgagttggttatgccatccaaccatctcattctctgtcatcccctcttcctctcgccttcaatctttcccagcaccagggtcttttcaagtgagtcacatcttacatcaggtggccaaactattggagtttcagcttcaacatcagtccttccaataaatattcaggattgatttcctttaggatggactggttggatctccttgcagtccaagggtctctcgagtcttctccaacacagcccaaaagcatcaattctttggcactcagctttctttatagtccaactctcacatctatacatgactactggaaaaaccgtaccCTTGAcgaaatggacctttgttggcaatgtaatgcctctgctttttaatatgctatctaggttggtcataacttttcttccaacgagtaagcatctttttatttcatggctgcagtcaccatccgcagtgattttcagttcagttcagtcactcagtcgtgtctgactctttgcaacctcatcaagcgcagcatgccaggcctccctgtccatcaccaactcccggagtccacccaaacccatgtccattgagtcggtgatgccatccaaccatctcatactctgtcgtccccttatcctcctgccctccatctttcccagcttcagggtcttttccaatgagtcagctcttcacatcaggtggcctaaagcccaaaaaataaagtctgccactgtttccactgtttttccatctatttgccatgaagtgatgggactggatgccatgatcttagttttctgaatgttgagctttaagccaactttttcactctcctctttcactttcatcaagagactctttagttcttcttcactttctgccataagggtggtgtcatctgcatatttgaggttattgatatttttcccagcaatcttgattccagcttgtgcttcatcaagcccagcatttctcatgatgtactctgcatataagttaaataagcacagtgacaatatacagccttgacatactccttttcctatttggaaccagtctgttgttccatgtctagctctaactgttgtttcctgacctgcatacaagtttctcaagaggcaggtcaggtggtctggtattcccacctccttcagaattttccagagtttattgtgatccacagtcaaaggctttggcatagtcaataagacagaaatagatgtttttctggaactctcttgctttttcgatgatccaacggatgttggcaatttgatctctgattcctctgccttttctaaaaccagcttgaatatctggaagttcacggttcacatattgttgaagcctggcttggagaattttgagcattacttgactagcgtgtgaggtgagtgcaattgtgtggtggtttgagcattctttggcattgcctttctttgggattggaatgaaaactgaccttttccagtcctgtggccactactgagttttctaaatttgctggcatattgaatgtagcactttcacagcatcatcttttaggatttgaaatagctcaactggaattccatcacctccactagctttgttcgtagtgatgcttcctaaggcccatttgacttcatattccaggatgtctggctctaggtgagtgtgagtgatcacaccatcatgattatctgggttgtgaagatcttttttgcacagttcttttgtgtattcttgccacttcttcttaatatcttctacttctgttaggtccataccatttctgtcctttattgagcccatctttgcatgaaatgttcccttggtatctctgattttcttaaagagatctctagtctttcccattgtactgttttcctctctttatttgcactgaccactgaggaaggttttcttatctctccttgctattctttggaactctgcattcagatgggtatatctttccttttctcctttgctttttgcttctcttcttttcacagctatttgtaaggcctcctcagagagccattttgctttttgcatttctttttcttggggatggtcttgcttcctgtctcctgtacaatgtcatgaacctccatccatagctcattaggcactctatcagatctagtcccttaaatctatttctcacttccactgtataatttaaGGGATTTAAataatacctgaatggtctagtggttttcccgactttcttcagtttaagtctgaatttggcaataaggagttcatcatctgagtcacagtcagctcccagtcttgtttttgctgactgtatagagcttctccatctttggctgcaaagaatagaattaatctgatttcggtgttgaccatctggtgatgtccatgtgtagagtcttctcttgtgttgttggaagagggtgtttgctatgactagtgcgttctcttgcaaaactctattagcctttgccctgcttcattctgtactccaaggccaaatttgcctgttattccaggtgtttcctgacttcctacttttgcattccagtcccctataatgaaaaggtcatcttttttgggtgctaattctagaaggtcttgtaggtcttcatagaaccgttcaacttcagcttcttcagcatgatTGGtcgggtcatagacttggattatcatgAATGACATTGAATGGTTCTCCTTGGAAACAGatatcatcctgtcatttttgagactgcatccaagtactgcatttcggactctcttgttgactatgatggctattccatttcttctaagggaatctTGCCCATAgtacataatggtcatctgagttaaattcaccccattccagtccattttagtttgccgattcctaaaatgtcgacattcactcttgccatctcctgtttgatcatttccaatttgctttgattcatggacctaacattccaggttcctaggcaatattgctctttacagcatgggaccttgcttccatcaccagtcacatccacagttggctgttgtttttgctttggctccatcttttcattctttctggagttatttctccactgatctccagtaacatattgagcacctactgacctggggagttcatttttcatcatcctatctttttgcctttttatactgttcatggggttctcaaggcaggaatactgaagtggtttgccattcccttctccagtagaccacattttgtcagaactctgcaccatgacctgtccgtcttgggtggccataaagggcatggctcatagtttcattgagttagacaaggctgtggtccatgtgattagattggttaattttctgtgattgtggttttcagtctgtctgccctctgatggagaaggataagaggcttatgaaagcttcctgatgggatagactgactgagggggatactgggtcttattctgaagggtggggccatgctcagtaaatctggaatccaattttctattaatgggtggagctgtgttccctccctgctgtttacctggggccaaactatggtggagaaggcaatggtactccactccagtactcttgcctggaaaaccccatggacggaggagcctggtaggctgcagtccgtggggtcgctaagagtcggacacgactgaacgacttcactttaacttttcaagcattggagaaggaaatggcaacccactccagtgttcttgcctggagaatcccagggacggaggagcctggtgggctgctgtctatggggtcccacagagtcagacatgactgaagcgacttagcagcagcagcaaactatggtggaggtaatgaag
Coding sequences:
- the LOC136171161 gene encoding retinitis pigmentosa 9 protein-like isoform X2, which translates into the protein MTTERREDETKPEDCIPDVPGNEHAREFLAHTPIKGLWMPLGKEVKVMQCWCCKRHMKIPCMTSYERIKDTKRI
- the LOC136171161 gene encoding retinitis pigmentosa 9 protein-like isoform X1, which translates into the protein MTTERRVGCKGDLNKHQEDETKPEDCIPDVPGNEHAREFLAHTPIKGLWMPLGKEVKVMQCWCCKRHMKIPCMTSYERIKDTKRI